The following coding sequences lie in one Hippopotamus amphibius kiboko isolate mHipAmp2 chromosome 17, mHipAmp2.hap2, whole genome shotgun sequence genomic window:
- the STAT3 gene encoding signal transducer and activator of transcription 3 isoform X4 — protein MAQWNQLQQLDTRYLEQLHQLYSDSFPMELRQFLAPWIESQDWAYAASKESHATLVFHNLLGEIDQQYSRFLQESNVLYQHNLRRIKQFLQSRYLEKPMEIARIVARCLWEESRLLQTAATAAQQGGQANHPTAAVVTEKQQMLEQHLQDVRKRVQDLEQKMKVVENLQDDFDFNYKTLKSQGDMQDLNGNNQSVTRQKMQQLEQMLTALDQMRRSIVSELAGLLSAMEYVQKTLTDEELADWKRRQQIACIGGPPNICLDRLENWITSLAESQLQTRQQIKKLEELQQKVSYKGDPIVQHRPMLEERIVELFRNLMKSAFVVERQPCMPMHPDRPLVIKTGVQFTTKVRLLVKFPELNYQLKIKVCIDKDSGDVAALRGSRKFNILGTNTKVMNMEESNNGSLSAEFKHLTLREQRCGNGGRANCDASLIVTEELHLITFETEVYHQGLKIDLETHSLPVVVISNICQMPNAWASILWYNMLTNNPKNVNFFTKPPIGTWDQVAEVLSWQFSSTTKRGLSIEQLTTLAEKLLGPGVNYSGCQITWAKFCKENMAGKGFSFWVWLDNIIDLVKKYILALWNEGYIMGFISKERERAILSTKPPGTFLLRFSESSKEGGVTFTWVEKDISGKTQIQSVEPYTKQQLNNMSFAEIIMGYKIMDATNILVSPLVYLYPDIPKEEAFGKYCRPESQEHPEADPGAAPYLKTKFICVTPFIDAVWK, from the exons ATGGCCCAATGGAATCAGCTACAGCAGCTGGACACACGGTACTTGGAGCAGCTCCATCAGCTGTACAGTGACAGCTTCCCAATGGAGCTACGGCAGTTTCTGGCCCCTTGGATTGAGAGTCAAGATTG GGCATACGCGGCCAGCAAAGAGTCACACGCAACTTTGGTGTTTCATAATCTCTTGGGTGAAATTGACCAGCAGTATAGCCGCTTCCTACAAGAGTCCAATGTTCTCTATCAGCACAACCTGCGAAGAATCAAGCAGTTCCTTCAG AGCAGATATCTTGAGAAGCCAATGGAGATTGCCCGAATTGTGGCCCGATGCTTGTGGGAAGAGTCCCGCCTCCTCCAGACTGCAGCCACTGCAGCCCAG CAAGGGGGCCAGGCCAACCACCCCACAGCCGCTGTGGTGACGGAGAAGCAGCAGATGCTGGAGCAGCACCTACAGGATGTCCGGAAGCGTGTCCAG GATCTAGAACAGAAAATGAAAGTGGTAGAGAATCTCCAGGATGACTTTGATTTCAACTACAAAACCCTCAAGAGTCAAGGAG aTATGCAAGATCTGAATGGAAACAACCAGTCGGTGACCAGGCAGAAGATGCAGCAGCTGGAACAGATGCTGACTGCGCTGGACCAGATGCGCCGA AGCATCGTGAGCGAGTTGGCAGGACTTTTGTCAGCGATGGAGTACGTACAGAAAACTCTCACGGACGAAGAGCTGGCCGACTGGAAGAGGCGGCAACAGATTGCTTGCATTGGAGGCCCTCCCAACATCTGCCTAGATCGGCTAGAAAATtg GATAACCTCATTAGCAGAATCTCAACTTCAGACCCGCCAACAAATTAAGAAGCTGGAGGAGTTGCAGCAGAAAGTTAGCTACAAAGGGGACCCCATTGTGCAGCACCGGCCAATGCTGGAGGAGAGAATTGTGGAGCTGTTTAGAAACTTAATGAAAAG TGCCTTCGTGGTGGAGCGGCAGCCCTGCATGCCCATGCATCCTGACCGGCCATTAGTCATCAAGACCGGTGTCCAATTTACAACTAAAGTCAG ATTGCTGGTCAAATTCCCTGAGCTAAATTATCAGCTTAAAATTAAAGTGTGCATTGACAA AGACTCCGGGGACGTTGCGGCTCTCAGAGG ATCCCGGAAATTTAACATTCTGGGCACAAACACGAAAGTGATGAACATGGAAGAGTCCAACAACGGCAGCCTCTCCGCAGAGTTCAAACACTTG ACCCTGAGAGAGCAGAGATGTGGTAACGGGGGCCGAGCCAATTGCGAT GCCTCCCTGATTGTGACCGAGGAGCTGCACCTGATCACCTTTGAGACTGAGGTGTATCACCAAGGCCTCAAGATTGACCTAGAG ACCCACTCCTTGCCAGTCGTGGTGATCTCCAACATCTGTCAGATGCCCAACGCCTGGGCGTCCATCCTGTGGTATAACATGCTGACCAACAACCCCAAG AACGTGAACTTCTTCACCAAGCCCCCCATTGGGACGTGGGATCAAGTGGCTGAGGTGCTGAGCTGGCAGTTCTCCTCCACCACCAAGCGTGGGCTGAGCATCGAGCAGTTGACGACGCTGGCGGAGAAACTCTTAG gACCTGGTGTGAACTATTCAGGGTGTCAGATCACATGGGCTAAATTTTGCAAA GAAAACATGGCTGGCAAGGGCTTCTCCTTCTGGGTCTGGCTGGACAATATCATCGACCTTGTGAAAAAGTACATCCTGGCCCTTTGGAATGAAGG GTACATAATGGGCTTTATCAGTAAGGAGAGGGAGCGGGCCATCTTGAGCACCAAGCCCCCAGGCACCTTCCTGCTGAGATTCAGTGAAAGCAGCAAAGAAGGAGGCGTCACCTTCACTTGGGTGGAGAAGGACATCAGCG GTAAGACCCAAATCCAGTCGGTGGAACCATATACCAAGCAGCAGCTGAACAACATGTCCTTTGCTGAAATCATCATGGGCTATAAGATTATGGACGCCACCAATATCCTCGTGTCTCCGCTGGTCTATCTCTACCCCGACATTCCAAAGGAGGAGGCGTTCGGGAAGTACTGTCGGCCAGAGAGCCAGGAGCATCCCGAAGCTGACCCAG GTGCTGCCCCGTACCTGAAGACCAAGTTCATCTGTGTGACACC ATTCATTGATGCAGTTTGGAAATAA
- the STAT3 gene encoding signal transducer and activator of transcription 3 isoform X3 — MAQWNQLQQLDTRYLEQLHQLYSDSFPMELRQFLAPWIESQDWAYAASKESHATLVFHNLLGEIDQQYSRFLQESNVLYQHNLRRIKQFLQSRYLEKPMEIARIVARCLWEESRLLQTAATAAQQGGQANHPTAAVVTEKQQMLEQHLQDVRKRVQDLEQKMKVVENLQDDFDFNYKTLKSQGDMQDLNGNNQSVTRQKMQQLEQMLTALDQMRRSIVSELAGLLSAMEYVQKTLTDEELADWKRRQQIACIGGPPNICLDRLENWITSLAESQLQTRQQIKKLEELQQKVSYKGDPIVQHRPMLEERIVELFRNLMKSAFVVERQPCMPMHPDRPLVIKTGVQFTTKVRLLVKFPELNYQLKIKVCIDKDSGDVAALRGSRKFNILGTNTKVMNMEESNNGSLSAEFKHLTLREQRCGNGGRANCDASLIVTEELHLITFETEVYHQGLKIDLETHSLPVVVISNICQMPNAWASILWYNMLTNNPKNVNFFTKPPIGTWDQVAEVLSWQFSSTTKRGLSIEQLTTLAEKLLGPGVNYSGCQITWAKFCKENMAGKGFSFWVWLDNIIDLVKKYILALWNEGYIMGFISKERERAILSTKPPGTFLLRFSESSKEGGVTFTWVEKDISGKTQIQSVEPYTKQQLNNMSFAEIIMGYKIMDATNILVSPLVYLYPDIPKEEAFGKYCRPESQEHPEADPGSAAPYLKTKFICVTPFIDAVWK, encoded by the exons ATGGCCCAATGGAATCAGCTACAGCAGCTGGACACACGGTACTTGGAGCAGCTCCATCAGCTGTACAGTGACAGCTTCCCAATGGAGCTACGGCAGTTTCTGGCCCCTTGGATTGAGAGTCAAGATTG GGCATACGCGGCCAGCAAAGAGTCACACGCAACTTTGGTGTTTCATAATCTCTTGGGTGAAATTGACCAGCAGTATAGCCGCTTCCTACAAGAGTCCAATGTTCTCTATCAGCACAACCTGCGAAGAATCAAGCAGTTCCTTCAG AGCAGATATCTTGAGAAGCCAATGGAGATTGCCCGAATTGTGGCCCGATGCTTGTGGGAAGAGTCCCGCCTCCTCCAGACTGCAGCCACTGCAGCCCAG CAAGGGGGCCAGGCCAACCACCCCACAGCCGCTGTGGTGACGGAGAAGCAGCAGATGCTGGAGCAGCACCTACAGGATGTCCGGAAGCGTGTCCAG GATCTAGAACAGAAAATGAAAGTGGTAGAGAATCTCCAGGATGACTTTGATTTCAACTACAAAACCCTCAAGAGTCAAGGAG aTATGCAAGATCTGAATGGAAACAACCAGTCGGTGACCAGGCAGAAGATGCAGCAGCTGGAACAGATGCTGACTGCGCTGGACCAGATGCGCCGA AGCATCGTGAGCGAGTTGGCAGGACTTTTGTCAGCGATGGAGTACGTACAGAAAACTCTCACGGACGAAGAGCTGGCCGACTGGAAGAGGCGGCAACAGATTGCTTGCATTGGAGGCCCTCCCAACATCTGCCTAGATCGGCTAGAAAATtg GATAACCTCATTAGCAGAATCTCAACTTCAGACCCGCCAACAAATTAAGAAGCTGGAGGAGTTGCAGCAGAAAGTTAGCTACAAAGGGGACCCCATTGTGCAGCACCGGCCAATGCTGGAGGAGAGAATTGTGGAGCTGTTTAGAAACTTAATGAAAAG TGCCTTCGTGGTGGAGCGGCAGCCCTGCATGCCCATGCATCCTGACCGGCCATTAGTCATCAAGACCGGTGTCCAATTTACAACTAAAGTCAG ATTGCTGGTCAAATTCCCTGAGCTAAATTATCAGCTTAAAATTAAAGTGTGCATTGACAA AGACTCCGGGGACGTTGCGGCTCTCAGAGG ATCCCGGAAATTTAACATTCTGGGCACAAACACGAAAGTGATGAACATGGAAGAGTCCAACAACGGCAGCCTCTCCGCAGAGTTCAAACACTTG ACCCTGAGAGAGCAGAGATGTGGTAACGGGGGCCGAGCCAATTGCGAT GCCTCCCTGATTGTGACCGAGGAGCTGCACCTGATCACCTTTGAGACTGAGGTGTATCACCAAGGCCTCAAGATTGACCTAGAG ACCCACTCCTTGCCAGTCGTGGTGATCTCCAACATCTGTCAGATGCCCAACGCCTGGGCGTCCATCCTGTGGTATAACATGCTGACCAACAACCCCAAG AACGTGAACTTCTTCACCAAGCCCCCCATTGGGACGTGGGATCAAGTGGCTGAGGTGCTGAGCTGGCAGTTCTCCTCCACCACCAAGCGTGGGCTGAGCATCGAGCAGTTGACGACGCTGGCGGAGAAACTCTTAG gACCTGGTGTGAACTATTCAGGGTGTCAGATCACATGGGCTAAATTTTGCAAA GAAAACATGGCTGGCAAGGGCTTCTCCTTCTGGGTCTGGCTGGACAATATCATCGACCTTGTGAAAAAGTACATCCTGGCCCTTTGGAATGAAGG GTACATAATGGGCTTTATCAGTAAGGAGAGGGAGCGGGCCATCTTGAGCACCAAGCCCCCAGGCACCTTCCTGCTGAGATTCAGTGAAAGCAGCAAAGAAGGAGGCGTCACCTTCACTTGGGTGGAGAAGGACATCAGCG GTAAGACCCAAATCCAGTCGGTGGAACCATATACCAAGCAGCAGCTGAACAACATGTCCTTTGCTGAAATCATCATGGGCTATAAGATTATGGACGCCACCAATATCCTCGTGTCTCCGCTGGTCTATCTCTACCCCGACATTCCAAAGGAGGAGGCGTTCGGGAAGTACTGTCGGCCAGAGAGCCAGGAGCATCCCGAAGCTGACCCAGGTA GTGCTGCCCCGTACCTGAAGACCAAGTTCATCTGTGTGACACC ATTCATTGATGCAGTTTGGAAATAA
- the STAT3 gene encoding signal transducer and activator of transcription 3 isoform X2, whose product MAQWNQLQQLDTRYLEQLHQLYSDSFPMELRQFLAPWIESQDWAYAASKESHATLVFHNLLGEIDQQYSRFLQESNVLYQHNLRRIKQFLQSRYLEKPMEIARIVARCLWEESRLLQTAATAAQQGGQANHPTAAVVTEKQQMLEQHLQDVRKRVQDLEQKMKVVENLQDDFDFNYKTLKSQGDMQDLNGNNQSVTRQKMQQLEQMLTALDQMRRSIVSELAGLLSAMEYVQKTLTDEELADWKRRQQIACIGGPPNICLDRLENWITSLAESQLQTRQQIKKLEELQQKVSYKGDPIVQHRPMLEERIVELFRNLMKSAFVVERQPCMPMHPDRPLVIKTGVQFTTKVRLLVKFPELNYQLKIKVCIDKDSGDVAALRGSRKFNILGTNTKVMNMEESNNGSLSAEFKHLTLREQRCGNGGRANCDASLIVTEELHLITFETEVYHQGLKIDLETHSLPVVVISNICQMPNAWASILWYNMLTNNPKNVNFFTKPPIGTWDQVAEVLSWQFSSTTKRGLSIEQLTTLAEKLLGPGVNYSGCQITWAKFCKENMAGKGFSFWVWLDNIIDLVKKYILALWNEGYIMGFISKERERAILSTKPPGTFLLRFSESSKEGGVTFTWVEKDISGKTQIQSVEPYTKQQLNNMSFAEIIMGYKIMDATNILVSPLVYLYPDIPKEEAFGKYCRPESQEHPEADPGAAPYLKTKFICVTPTTCSNTIDLPMSPRTLDSLMQFGNNGEGAEPSAGGQFESLTFDMELTSECATSPM is encoded by the exons ATGGCCCAATGGAATCAGCTACAGCAGCTGGACACACGGTACTTGGAGCAGCTCCATCAGCTGTACAGTGACAGCTTCCCAATGGAGCTACGGCAGTTTCTGGCCCCTTGGATTGAGAGTCAAGATTG GGCATACGCGGCCAGCAAAGAGTCACACGCAACTTTGGTGTTTCATAATCTCTTGGGTGAAATTGACCAGCAGTATAGCCGCTTCCTACAAGAGTCCAATGTTCTCTATCAGCACAACCTGCGAAGAATCAAGCAGTTCCTTCAG AGCAGATATCTTGAGAAGCCAATGGAGATTGCCCGAATTGTGGCCCGATGCTTGTGGGAAGAGTCCCGCCTCCTCCAGACTGCAGCCACTGCAGCCCAG CAAGGGGGCCAGGCCAACCACCCCACAGCCGCTGTGGTGACGGAGAAGCAGCAGATGCTGGAGCAGCACCTACAGGATGTCCGGAAGCGTGTCCAG GATCTAGAACAGAAAATGAAAGTGGTAGAGAATCTCCAGGATGACTTTGATTTCAACTACAAAACCCTCAAGAGTCAAGGAG aTATGCAAGATCTGAATGGAAACAACCAGTCGGTGACCAGGCAGAAGATGCAGCAGCTGGAACAGATGCTGACTGCGCTGGACCAGATGCGCCGA AGCATCGTGAGCGAGTTGGCAGGACTTTTGTCAGCGATGGAGTACGTACAGAAAACTCTCACGGACGAAGAGCTGGCCGACTGGAAGAGGCGGCAACAGATTGCTTGCATTGGAGGCCCTCCCAACATCTGCCTAGATCGGCTAGAAAATtg GATAACCTCATTAGCAGAATCTCAACTTCAGACCCGCCAACAAATTAAGAAGCTGGAGGAGTTGCAGCAGAAAGTTAGCTACAAAGGGGACCCCATTGTGCAGCACCGGCCAATGCTGGAGGAGAGAATTGTGGAGCTGTTTAGAAACTTAATGAAAAG TGCCTTCGTGGTGGAGCGGCAGCCCTGCATGCCCATGCATCCTGACCGGCCATTAGTCATCAAGACCGGTGTCCAATTTACAACTAAAGTCAG ATTGCTGGTCAAATTCCCTGAGCTAAATTATCAGCTTAAAATTAAAGTGTGCATTGACAA AGACTCCGGGGACGTTGCGGCTCTCAGAGG ATCCCGGAAATTTAACATTCTGGGCACAAACACGAAAGTGATGAACATGGAAGAGTCCAACAACGGCAGCCTCTCCGCAGAGTTCAAACACTTG ACCCTGAGAGAGCAGAGATGTGGTAACGGGGGCCGAGCCAATTGCGAT GCCTCCCTGATTGTGACCGAGGAGCTGCACCTGATCACCTTTGAGACTGAGGTGTATCACCAAGGCCTCAAGATTGACCTAGAG ACCCACTCCTTGCCAGTCGTGGTGATCTCCAACATCTGTCAGATGCCCAACGCCTGGGCGTCCATCCTGTGGTATAACATGCTGACCAACAACCCCAAG AACGTGAACTTCTTCACCAAGCCCCCCATTGGGACGTGGGATCAAGTGGCTGAGGTGCTGAGCTGGCAGTTCTCCTCCACCACCAAGCGTGGGCTGAGCATCGAGCAGTTGACGACGCTGGCGGAGAAACTCTTAG gACCTGGTGTGAACTATTCAGGGTGTCAGATCACATGGGCTAAATTTTGCAAA GAAAACATGGCTGGCAAGGGCTTCTCCTTCTGGGTCTGGCTGGACAATATCATCGACCTTGTGAAAAAGTACATCCTGGCCCTTTGGAATGAAGG GTACATAATGGGCTTTATCAGTAAGGAGAGGGAGCGGGCCATCTTGAGCACCAAGCCCCCAGGCACCTTCCTGCTGAGATTCAGTGAAAGCAGCAAAGAAGGAGGCGTCACCTTCACTTGGGTGGAGAAGGACATCAGCG GTAAGACCCAAATCCAGTCGGTGGAACCATATACCAAGCAGCAGCTGAACAACATGTCCTTTGCTGAAATCATCATGGGCTATAAGATTATGGACGCCACCAATATCCTCGTGTCTCCGCTGGTCTATCTCTACCCCGACATTCCAAAGGAGGAGGCGTTCGGGAAGTACTGTCGGCCAGAGAGCCAGGAGCATCCCGAAGCTGACCCAG GTGCTGCCCCGTACCTGAAGACCAAGTTCATCTGTGTGACACC AACGACCTGCAGCAATACCATTGACCTGCCGATGTCCCCCCGCACTTTAGATTCATTGATGCAGTTTGGAAATAATGGTGAAGGTGCTGAACCCTCAGCAGGAGGGCAGTTTG AGTCCCTCACTTTCGACATGGAGCTGACCTCGGAGTGCGCTACCTCCCCCATGTGA
- the STAT3 gene encoding signal transducer and activator of transcription 3 isoform X1, which translates to MAQWNQLQQLDTRYLEQLHQLYSDSFPMELRQFLAPWIESQDWAYAASKESHATLVFHNLLGEIDQQYSRFLQESNVLYQHNLRRIKQFLQSRYLEKPMEIARIVARCLWEESRLLQTAATAAQQGGQANHPTAAVVTEKQQMLEQHLQDVRKRVQDLEQKMKVVENLQDDFDFNYKTLKSQGDMQDLNGNNQSVTRQKMQQLEQMLTALDQMRRSIVSELAGLLSAMEYVQKTLTDEELADWKRRQQIACIGGPPNICLDRLENWITSLAESQLQTRQQIKKLEELQQKVSYKGDPIVQHRPMLEERIVELFRNLMKSAFVVERQPCMPMHPDRPLVIKTGVQFTTKVRLLVKFPELNYQLKIKVCIDKDSGDVAALRGSRKFNILGTNTKVMNMEESNNGSLSAEFKHLTLREQRCGNGGRANCDASLIVTEELHLITFETEVYHQGLKIDLETHSLPVVVISNICQMPNAWASILWYNMLTNNPKNVNFFTKPPIGTWDQVAEVLSWQFSSTTKRGLSIEQLTTLAEKLLGPGVNYSGCQITWAKFCKENMAGKGFSFWVWLDNIIDLVKKYILALWNEGYIMGFISKERERAILSTKPPGTFLLRFSESSKEGGVTFTWVEKDISGKTQIQSVEPYTKQQLNNMSFAEIIMGYKIMDATNILVSPLVYLYPDIPKEEAFGKYCRPESQEHPEADPGSAAPYLKTKFICVTPTTCSNTIDLPMSPRTLDSLMQFGNNGEGAEPSAGGQFESLTFDMELTSECATSPM; encoded by the exons ATGGCCCAATGGAATCAGCTACAGCAGCTGGACACACGGTACTTGGAGCAGCTCCATCAGCTGTACAGTGACAGCTTCCCAATGGAGCTACGGCAGTTTCTGGCCCCTTGGATTGAGAGTCAAGATTG GGCATACGCGGCCAGCAAAGAGTCACACGCAACTTTGGTGTTTCATAATCTCTTGGGTGAAATTGACCAGCAGTATAGCCGCTTCCTACAAGAGTCCAATGTTCTCTATCAGCACAACCTGCGAAGAATCAAGCAGTTCCTTCAG AGCAGATATCTTGAGAAGCCAATGGAGATTGCCCGAATTGTGGCCCGATGCTTGTGGGAAGAGTCCCGCCTCCTCCAGACTGCAGCCACTGCAGCCCAG CAAGGGGGCCAGGCCAACCACCCCACAGCCGCTGTGGTGACGGAGAAGCAGCAGATGCTGGAGCAGCACCTACAGGATGTCCGGAAGCGTGTCCAG GATCTAGAACAGAAAATGAAAGTGGTAGAGAATCTCCAGGATGACTTTGATTTCAACTACAAAACCCTCAAGAGTCAAGGAG aTATGCAAGATCTGAATGGAAACAACCAGTCGGTGACCAGGCAGAAGATGCAGCAGCTGGAACAGATGCTGACTGCGCTGGACCAGATGCGCCGA AGCATCGTGAGCGAGTTGGCAGGACTTTTGTCAGCGATGGAGTACGTACAGAAAACTCTCACGGACGAAGAGCTGGCCGACTGGAAGAGGCGGCAACAGATTGCTTGCATTGGAGGCCCTCCCAACATCTGCCTAGATCGGCTAGAAAATtg GATAACCTCATTAGCAGAATCTCAACTTCAGACCCGCCAACAAATTAAGAAGCTGGAGGAGTTGCAGCAGAAAGTTAGCTACAAAGGGGACCCCATTGTGCAGCACCGGCCAATGCTGGAGGAGAGAATTGTGGAGCTGTTTAGAAACTTAATGAAAAG TGCCTTCGTGGTGGAGCGGCAGCCCTGCATGCCCATGCATCCTGACCGGCCATTAGTCATCAAGACCGGTGTCCAATTTACAACTAAAGTCAG ATTGCTGGTCAAATTCCCTGAGCTAAATTATCAGCTTAAAATTAAAGTGTGCATTGACAA AGACTCCGGGGACGTTGCGGCTCTCAGAGG ATCCCGGAAATTTAACATTCTGGGCACAAACACGAAAGTGATGAACATGGAAGAGTCCAACAACGGCAGCCTCTCCGCAGAGTTCAAACACTTG ACCCTGAGAGAGCAGAGATGTGGTAACGGGGGCCGAGCCAATTGCGAT GCCTCCCTGATTGTGACCGAGGAGCTGCACCTGATCACCTTTGAGACTGAGGTGTATCACCAAGGCCTCAAGATTGACCTAGAG ACCCACTCCTTGCCAGTCGTGGTGATCTCCAACATCTGTCAGATGCCCAACGCCTGGGCGTCCATCCTGTGGTATAACATGCTGACCAACAACCCCAAG AACGTGAACTTCTTCACCAAGCCCCCCATTGGGACGTGGGATCAAGTGGCTGAGGTGCTGAGCTGGCAGTTCTCCTCCACCACCAAGCGTGGGCTGAGCATCGAGCAGTTGACGACGCTGGCGGAGAAACTCTTAG gACCTGGTGTGAACTATTCAGGGTGTCAGATCACATGGGCTAAATTTTGCAAA GAAAACATGGCTGGCAAGGGCTTCTCCTTCTGGGTCTGGCTGGACAATATCATCGACCTTGTGAAAAAGTACATCCTGGCCCTTTGGAATGAAGG GTACATAATGGGCTTTATCAGTAAGGAGAGGGAGCGGGCCATCTTGAGCACCAAGCCCCCAGGCACCTTCCTGCTGAGATTCAGTGAAAGCAGCAAAGAAGGAGGCGTCACCTTCACTTGGGTGGAGAAGGACATCAGCG GTAAGACCCAAATCCAGTCGGTGGAACCATATACCAAGCAGCAGCTGAACAACATGTCCTTTGCTGAAATCATCATGGGCTATAAGATTATGGACGCCACCAATATCCTCGTGTCTCCGCTGGTCTATCTCTACCCCGACATTCCAAAGGAGGAGGCGTTCGGGAAGTACTGTCGGCCAGAGAGCCAGGAGCATCCCGAAGCTGACCCAGGTA GTGCTGCCCCGTACCTGAAGACCAAGTTCATCTGTGTGACACC AACGACCTGCAGCAATACCATTGACCTGCCGATGTCCCCCCGCACTTTAGATTCATTGATGCAGTTTGGAAATAATGGTGAAGGTGCTGAACCCTCAGCAGGAGGGCAGTTTG AGTCCCTCACTTTCGACATGGAGCTGACCTCGGAGTGCGCTACCTCCCCCATGTGA